ACAATTGTCACTGGAACTGACAACAACCAAGCCCTGAAGGTGCTATAGACCAAGGGCCTAGGAATGTACACCAGGGTGAgttgaggcagaagcagaggcctgTGCTTTGCATAGGTGTGTTAATCTCAGAATcatgtttgttttccttcttggaACTGGTACTGGAGGTTTTTGCCTAGGAAGTTTCTTGGTGAATTTTGGAAAACAATCTCTGTTTTAGTAATAgtgcttgctttttatttttgtgtctatGCCTATCACAAAGTCCTTGCTTATGTCTTCGGTTAGTGTCATTGCcaaaggaaatcttttttttttggggggggggtgctggagagacagccatggcCAAGGAAATGGTAAGGTCatgaaaaataaagcaataacATATATGGTAGACTAAATATTTGACAGAATTAGTGAATTCAtaataatgaatgaatgtataaTTCTGGATGGGACCAAAGAAGAGTCAGTATCTCACTTGGATGTTTTCTTCCTAATTTCAGCTGCTCCAGCAGAAACTTCTGAAGGTGAGCCTGCTGATTCAGGTGATGCTACGAACACTGAGGAGGCCAGCAATGATGATACGGTTGAGGAGCAAACAGAAGAGACAGATGATTCTGACAGTACCGAGGCTGATGCCTCTGATGAGAACAGTGAACCAACTGCAGAAGAAAAGCCTGCAGAAGAAAAGCCTGCAGAAGAAAAGCCTGCAGAAGAAAAGCCTGCAGAAGAAAAGCCTGCAGAAGAAAAGCCTGCAGAAGTAAAGCCCAAACTACCTGGTACAAAATTTcatctaattttattctttatgggACTCTTAGATCCCTTAGGTTCCCCATGGCCACAGTGAATGATACTTTAGCGAGGAAGTAGGGGAGggcaaggagagggagaagaaatatCCTTCTTCTAGTCCTCTTTTCTAAATTgtcaatatataaatacaagaaAGATCAGAAGTTGAAAAGAGTATGTTATCAATTTTAACTGCATAACTCTTGCAATATTATGGTCTGTTAGGGACAATGTACATTCAGCAGCAAACATTGAAAGTGTAAAGTGTCTCCATGTAGCATGGTAACTgggtggcttttctttttcttaaataaaagttatgttttctttggagactattctaaaaatagaactagaaaatggcTTTGTGATGAGGTTGTTCATGTAGGACTATTATAGAGTAAGTCAGGAGAtttctaaaagtttaaaaatttatGCAGGATGAAggagtttttttggatttttcccaGCCCCTCAACTCTAAATTAACACTaattatactatactatattatattatatgcatatgtcaACCGTCATATAAAATTCACATTTCTGATGTGATTCAGATCTCTAGAAAATTATTCCAGGTAATATACACTGTGAAATGAAAGAATGGGAGGCttcaaattagcagcttttctctgAGAGAAAGGACAGTGATGGAGGATGGTGTTTACCCTCAGAGGACAAGGTGCTGAGGAATCTTCTCCAGGTCTTGCTTCTCCTCTTTCATATCTGGACTGTTGTTTGTCATCTTGCTTGGTGATCTGTAGTAGGCAGATGCTGAGTGAGTATATGGCCAAAATTTTCCTACCAGGGAAGCTGGATTTCTTGTGCACTAATAGAAGACAAATTAATGTTAATCATCCTCCTTTTAAACTCTGTAAAATGTCCAGCCTCATGCTTCCAGTGTAGACTACATAACCAACTATTGTAGATGGGAAATGAAAATtggttggtttatttatttttgggacaATACTTCACAATGTAGCCAAGACATGAATTCTTTACTCTCCTGCCACTAATTCCTGAGAGTTAGCAATCCAGGCCTCTGCCATTACATCTGTGACTTTTAACTTTGAGGGAtaaaaattttatggtttggtggtagtggtgggaatttattttgttttgcttttgtatttttgtttctttttttgttttgtttttgtgttttattcctTCCATCAAACATGGTAGTGTTGTTAGTCTTCCttcaagttaaaacaaaaaagaaaaaaaaagaaatctcaaaaaacctccttattttttctctctcttacagTTTTCAATGTGATTGGCAAGGTGAAAAAATTTTTTGGAATTTCATAAGGTTGCATCTTCTACTATTGATCTTTCTGGACCAGACTAGAACATCCTCAACTTGATTTTCTCCAATTATTTACCCTGACTAGTCTCTCTACTTCATCTTTAACTATTATCTTCTATCAAATAAATGATAGTCATGAGCAGCATCAAAatgcttttgtattttttatgtatgGACTGATGTTGAATGTGTGGGCAAATCCATGGAGATATAAACTATTCTTAATAATTGAACTATAGCTTTACTTGAAAGATTATTGTGTTCATTCCATTATATAACAGAGAATTGAAAGTCTGAGAAAGACTTTAAATACTATCTATAtctttaaataagaaataaacattaGGCATATCACTAGAGGCCTGAGCTTATAATATTAACacattatattttctatattaatatACTAAGCAAATGGTTTAAGTGTTCAGTTTCATTCCTCTAAATTcttttgaattattatttttatttgtagtgATTTAGAGATGACAGTGATGAAATAAGCTCCTGAATCTGCTACTGGCCTGACATAGGCAACCAGACTTTGAAGGTCTTAGGACTGAACTTGTCATTAAGGTAGCAAATGAATTCTGCTGTTTGACCAAACTACAAAACACTAGCATCATATGGGCTCCCACACTTACAGTGATTAAATGAGATGAAATGTTAAGATTCCCtcatagttttgttttgattacCAAACAAGTTTCATACATAACATCAAGCACCTCTCTCACCTAAAGAGTGAGCACCATTCTATCAATAAttacaaattttgttttttagactTCTGTCTTTTTAGATAAATTTCATTAACATTCCACATATTAGTATTTTTATTCTCCCCCAAAGCATCAAATTCACAGAAATGTCCTGTTTGCCTGATAACTTCCCCTGTCTCCTGACTCAAGAACAAATGCTATGTTAACATTTTCACAAAGGCAGCTTTATTCTCTGAAATTTCTACTAGTGTGCTACTTCCTTAACTGACTACCGTGATAAAGTTTCCttaatttttcagttacaacTGTATTCCCAGTAGTCACCATGGCAAGTTTTGAAACAAACTGTAAAGTTAGGATGGGTGTTTTATGTGACTGAACCTTGATCCCTTATTTGTTTCACTGACTTGACTAGAATTTTATTCATCATTTGTCATAGGTATTCAGGTAGTAGTTTATGGGATTACTGAGCTCATTTCATGATATAAAAACAGAATTGAAAGTCTGGGAAAGGcagaagacacagaaaaagaaaaggtaacaGATTTATTGCAACAGCTCCCATCTGTATGGGCAGGGCTACCAAGCAGACTTCTGGTAAACAGACTCTGGGTTGGGTGTTTTATTAGGTCTCTTAGTTCTTCCCTATTTCCTATCTGCTTTGATACCTGTCCCCATTCCTTCTCACTGTTCCCTTCATAGTATCCTCTGGGAATAAGAAGCCAATATCTTAGAGAGCCTGCCTTCACTTTCCTTGTTTACCAATGTCCCTCTAATTTTCTATCAATTGAGTCTCTGGACCAGTTTCCTGGGACCCTATGTCTGCAGCTTtgaagcatttttcttttgactttctGATCAGAACTCATCACTTAGTCAGATTCCTTAGCCACTATATAATGCATTTTGTTGGTTGATGCTCCCTAAGGAGACAGTTATTAAAACTCTgactgttgggctggagagatggtattTGATGTTCTTGCAAACAACCTCGGTTTGGTTTCCATGAGCCATACAATGGTCCACAAacatctgtacctccagttccaaaatccttttctggcttctgcagatACTACTTATGTATGTGGGACATGTACATATTTGTAGATAAGCACTCaaccatataaaataaaagaatcccTTAAAAAGATTGTTTTGGGCACTTTAGAGCCTGGATTACAGTTTCAGTGAAACTGAAGTTGTGTGGATAATTTTCTCATTAGTAGAAAAACAGCAAGAGTTCATAAGTCTACCAGCAAAAATAAGGCCAGGACCAGGTGACCTAACTGCTGTATTTTACCAAATCTTTAGAAAACTGGTGATAATGCCACATAATTTTTCAAAGTTTAATGAGAAATGATCTCTCAAAACTCATTCTAGAAATCCAAGGTTACCCCTGTTACCCAAACCAGATGAGGACATAACAGtaacaatgaaaaatgaaacagtAGTTGGTAATGAAGATCAATCCAAAAGTACAGAGCGAATCATGTACATCAAACAGATCATTCACGATGATACAATACAGTTTATTCCAGAGATACCACTTACtcctagaaaaaatatatatataacacattatgAACAGTATAAGAAGTAAAAGCTTTCTGGTCATTTCAGTATATAGtgaaaaagcatttaataaaatataatattcatatCCCTTTATGATAAATGCCCTAAACAAATTATAGCTAGAAGGTAGGTATCCCAATTCAAATCCCATTACACTTATTCAATATACTATCAGAACTCTTACCTAGAAAACTTAGGTAAGATAAAGAAATGATAGGGATATAAAAGTAAGGGAGGAATTGTGATAATTTATTTGCAAATTATATGTTTCTTCACATAGAATCCTCTAAAAATTC
This portion of the Apodemus sylvaticus chromosome 17, mApoSyl1.1, whole genome shotgun sequence genome encodes:
- the LOC127667385 gene encoding mucin-like protein 2, with the translated sequence MKLLALLLLLGVSTILVTCQDAEADSADTSDTAAPAETSEGEPADSGDATNTEEASNDDTVEEQTEETDDSDSTEADASDENSEPTAEEKPAEEKPAEEKPAEEKPAEEKPAEEKPAEVKPKLPVFNVIGKVKKFFGIS